The following are encoded in a window of Natranaeroarchaeum aerophilus genomic DNA:
- the pepF gene encoding oligoendopeptidase F: protein MSSVPDRSEIDEEYKWDLESIYATDEDWEAAYETVEARVDDLASYEGQVVEDGTTLLEFLELYESVMRDVQQISAYARMRRDEDTRDQEYQAMTTRSQSLAAEASSAASFLEPELQSLDDDELDALLDSEPELDVYEHYIDDVVRMREHTRSAEIEGLLADLSEVTGASGEIYNILTNADVEFPTVEDPDGEAVEISLANFTNLQKDPDREFRREVYEQFYDEWEGIRNTVATSYRNSVKADVKLARARNYETAREAAMDGPNVPVEVYDTLVETVRDNLDKLHRHAELKRRALDVDELRMWDLYMPMTETESPDLEYGEAREHVVEALGALGEEYQSRVAEGLDSRWVDVYENRGKQSGAYSGGTYDTQPFILMNYQDDVSSMFTLAHELGHSMHSQYTSEHQPYVYSSYEIFTAEVASTVNESLLTRHLLDTVEDPQFRRHILNEYLERFRSTLYRQTMFADFEHQAHEIVEDGGALTPDRLDELYGDLKAEFYEPAAIDDRIAREWMRIPHFYRAYYVYQYSTGISAAVALANSIVREGQPAVDRYLGFLEQGSRQYPLELLADAGVDMSSSDPIESALSTYDTHLDEFEELL, encoded by the coding sequence ATGAGTTCCGTACCGGACCGATCGGAGATCGACGAGGAGTACAAGTGGGATCTCGAAAGCATCTACGCAACCGACGAGGACTGGGAGGCGGCCTACGAGACGGTCGAAGCGCGGGTCGACGATCTGGCGAGCTACGAGGGGCAGGTTGTCGAGGACGGTACGACCCTGCTGGAGTTTCTTGAGCTATACGAATCCGTGATGCGGGATGTCCAGCAGATCTCCGCGTACGCGCGGATGCGTCGGGACGAGGATACCCGTGATCAGGAGTATCAGGCGATGACGACGCGCTCGCAGTCGCTCGCGGCCGAGGCCTCCAGCGCGGCGAGCTTTCTGGAGCCGGAACTGCAGTCCCTCGACGACGATGAACTCGACGCCCTGCTCGACTCCGAGCCCGAACTCGACGTCTACGAGCACTACATCGACGACGTGGTCCGGATGCGCGAACACACCCGATCGGCCGAGATCGAGGGGCTGCTCGCGGATCTCTCCGAGGTCACCGGTGCGTCCGGCGAGATCTACAACATCCTTACGAACGCCGACGTGGAGTTCCCAACCGTCGAGGACCCCGATGGCGAAGCCGTCGAGATCTCGCTAGCGAACTTCACGAACCTGCAGAAAGATCCGGACCGCGAGTTCCGCCGCGAGGTCTACGAACAGTTCTACGACGAGTGGGAGGGGATTCGGAACACTGTGGCGACGTCCTATCGCAATAGTGTGAAAGCGGACGTGAAACTCGCTCGCGCGCGTAACTACGAGACGGCTCGCGAGGCCGCGATGGACGGCCCGAACGTCCCCGTCGAGGTCTACGATACCCTCGTAGAGACGGTTCGTGACAATCTCGACAAACTCCACCGCCACGCCGAACTCAAACGGCGCGCACTGGACGTCGACGAGCTCCGGATGTGGGATCTGTACATGCCGATGACCGAGACCGAGAGCCCCGATCTGGAGTACGGCGAGGCCCGCGAGCACGTCGTCGAGGCGCTGGGTGCGCTCGGCGAGGAGTACCAGTCCCGCGTCGCCGAGGGGCTCGATTCGCGCTGGGTCGACGTCTACGAGAACCGCGGGAAACAGAGCGGAGCGTACTCCGGCGGGACGTACGACACCCAGCCATTCATTCTGATGAACTATCAGGACGACGTCTCCTCGATGTTCACGCTGGCCCACGAACTGGGCCACTCGATGCATTCGCAGTACACCAGCGAGCACCAGCCCTACGTCTACAGCAGCTACGAAATCTTCACCGCTGAGGTGGCGAGTACGGTCAACGAGTCGCTGCTCACCCGCCACCTGCTCGACACCGTCGAGGACCCGCAGTTCAGACGGCACATCCTCAACGAGTATCTCGAACGGTTCCGCTCGACGCTGTACCGACAGACGATGTTCGCGGACTTCGAACATCAGGCCCACGAGATCGTCGAGGACGGCGGCGCGCTCACGCCGGACCGGCTCGATGAACTGTACGGCGACCTCAAGGCGGAGTTCTACGAGCCCGCGGCGATCGATGACCGGATCGCCCGGGAGTGGATGCGGATCCCACACTTCTACCGGGCGTACTACGTCTACCAGTACAGCACCGGGATTAGCGCGGCGGTCGCGCTTGCCAACAGTATCGTCAGGGAGGGCCAGCCAGCGGTCGATCGGTATCTCGGCTTCCTCGAACAGGGCTCGCGGCAGTACCCACTCGAACTGCTCGCCGATGCGGGCGTCGATATGTCCTCGTCAGACCCGATCGAGTCCGCACTCTCGACGTACGACACGCACCTGGACGAGTTCGAGGAGTTACTCTAA
- a CDS encoding ABC transporter ATP-binding protein — MASITVRNLRKEYDQGTVVAVEGLDLNIEDGEFVTVVGPSGCGKTTTLRMLAGLEPATEGTIHIGDKDVTDLHAKNRDVAMVFQNYALYPHKTVFENMEFGLRMSTDLSPEERRDRVREAAEMMGIEELLGDKPDQLSGGQKQRVALGRCIVREPGVFLFDEPLSNLDAKLRTTMRTEIQRLQEELGVTSIYVTHDQEEAMTMGDRIVILNDGQLQQVGRPKDVYENPINEFVGGFIGSPSMNFIDVEATSVGDGIRLSEVDGPFQYTLSSEYGGDLNTSLSGQRFTLGIRPENVKPTRSAGDQTVTTTVEVVEPIGSDNYLHLDIGDDFIARVEADFEPEVGDQIEVTFKQEHVHLFSPETGLDVLSTEEQQRKATAA; from the coding sequence ATGGCAAGCATTACAGTGAGGAACCTTCGGAAGGAGTACGACCAGGGAACCGTCGTGGCCGTCGAAGGGCTCGATCTGAACATCGAGGACGGGGAGTTCGTTACCGTCGTCGGTCCCTCCGGTTGTGGAAAGACCACTACCCTGCGCATGCTTGCAGGCCTCGAACCCGCAACTGAGGGGACGATCCACATCGGCGATAAGGACGTCACCGACCTCCACGCGAAGAACCGCGACGTGGCGATGGTGTTCCAGAACTACGCGCTGTACCCACACAAGACCGTCTTCGAGAACATGGAGTTCGGGCTCCGGATGAGTACCGACCTCTCGCCGGAAGAGCGTCGTGACCGCGTGCGCGAGGCCGCAGAGATGATGGGCATCGAAGAGCTGCTGGGCGACAAACCGGATCAGCTCTCGGGCGGACAGAAACAGCGTGTCGCGCTCGGCCGCTGTATCGTCCGCGAACCGGGCGTCTTCCTGTTCGACGAGCCGCTCAGTAATCTCGACGCCAAGCTTCGGACGACGATGCGTACCGAGATCCAGCGCCTGCAGGAGGAACTCGGCGTTACCTCCATCTACGTCACGCACGACCAGGAGGAGGCGATGACGATGGGTGACCGAATCGTCATCCTCAACGACGGACAACTGCAGCAGGTCGGTCGGCCGAAAGACGTCTACGAGAACCCGATCAACGAGTTCGTCGGTGGCTTTATCGGCTCCCCATCGATGAACTTCATCGATGTCGAGGCCACGTCGGTCGGCGACGGGATCCGCCTCTCGGAAGTGGACGGACCCTTCCAGTACACCCTCTCCTCGGAGTACGGGGGCGATCTGAACACGAGCCTCAGCGGCCAGCGGTTCACGCTCGGAATCCGACCGGAGAACGTCAAACCAACACGTAGCGCGGGCGATCAGACGGTCACCACGACCGTCGAGGTCGTCGAGCCGATCGGCTCGGATAACTACCTCCATCTGGATATCGGCGACGACTTCATCGCACGCGTCGAAGCCGACTTCGAGCCCGAAGTCGGCGATCAGATCGAGGTGACGTTCAAACAGGAGCACGTCCATCTCTTCTCGCCCGAGACGGGACTCGACGTCCTTTCGACCGAAGAGCAACAGCGGAAAGCCACAGCGGCCTGA
- a CDS encoding TrmB family transcriptional regulator, with the protein MDGRGLGDLLEQFGLSEKEIDTYLAILERGEAKASEIADEADVSKRYVYSISEELDERGFVEVKDHEVPTKIRAIAPEDVIEQLSGTLDTMEPELERRFTSTEESIKQFEVIKSRSTVLKRIETLLERAEEEVTLILPPSLLSSLRATLVETVERDVMVLLLLSGPEAENTPVEQLDGIASAVRSWQARAPMIITVDAEFGLIAPNEMLSASNADANAISLVQRQLVPVIVGSFFGNYWPIATELYVDEPIELPITFTSFRHAVLQAALRSNQGETLTAVATGRTVGSENDTETIEGPVVSVRQGMVKPATNSFPVESAFTIDDDGESVSVGGSGAFIEDFEAETVRLE; encoded by the coding sequence ATGGATGGACGGGGACTCGGAGACCTGCTAGAACAGTTCGGGCTATCCGAAAAAGAGATCGACACGTACCTCGCGATTCTCGAGCGCGGCGAGGCGAAGGCGAGCGAGATCGCCGACGAGGCGGATGTCTCGAAACGATACGTCTACAGTATCAGCGAAGAGCTCGACGAGCGGGGCTTCGTCGAGGTCAAAGACCACGAAGTACCGACGAAGATACGGGCCATCGCTCCGGAAGACGTCATCGAGCAGCTCTCGGGGACGCTCGATACGATGGAGCCCGAACTCGAACGGCGCTTTACTAGCACCGAAGAGTCGATCAAACAGTTCGAGGTTATCAAGTCCCGGTCGACGGTTCTCAAGCGGATCGAGACGCTGCTGGAACGTGCCGAAGAGGAGGTAACGCTGATCCTGCCACCATCACTGCTATCCTCGCTTCGGGCGACACTCGTCGAGACGGTCGAGCGAGACGTGATGGTCCTGCTCCTCCTGAGCGGACCCGAAGCGGAGAACACGCCGGTCGAACAGCTCGATGGGATCGCCAGTGCCGTCCGATCCTGGCAGGCCCGTGCACCGATGATCATCACCGTGGATGCGGAGTTCGGTCTCATCGCACCCAACGAGATGCTCTCGGCGTCGAACGCCGACGCCAACGCCATCTCGCTCGTCCAGCGCCAGCTGGTTCCGGTGATCGTCGGGTCGTTCTTCGGCAACTACTGGCCCATCGCCACAGAGCTGTACGTCGACGAGCCGATCGAGCTCCCGATAACGTTCACCAGCTTCCGCCACGCCGTCTTGCAGGCCGCGCTTCGGTCGAATCAGGGAGAGACTCTCACGGCAGTCGCCACGGGGCGGACGGTCGGGTCGGAAAACGACACGGAGACGATCGAGGGTCCGGTCGTTTCGGTCCGACAGGGGATGGTCAAACCGGCGACGAACTCGTTCCCGGTCGAGAGCGCCTTCACGATCGACGACGACGGCGAGTCAGTCTCGGTCGGCGGGAGCGGCGCGTTCATCGAGGACTTCGAGGCCGAGACGGTTCGATTAGAGTAA
- a CDS encoding glucan 1,4-alpha-glucosidase, producing MKLRTALRDYKETLGSETKFPGERRSTTGIFSGIDSRLVHVERDGSLRDFSYPLTGLAGIESLAFGLRTDGEIIWFDELDTEAQSYAEGTAVVETEFTDGSVTIRQRDLTLDRAHVTNVEIDGVEDADLCVSVTFAPEATSTRVGQLTHPDALQVHHRREHDYLAASTEFETLLGQVPEEIEEVLDEDGPVEFPRAIDDGRYEQNKLGGTAFAAIPFEDGTATVVSLLTEIAETPQNDALEEVTSLATRYDSSETVLEAGRAQMPDWHSGLDDERIPTDDLRVLSLLSTHTGGRIAGPDFDPTYTYSGGYGYTWFRDDAEISRFLLEADTRTDLDLSAWHEASTQFYAETQRPDGTWPHRVWPCDGSLAPGWAHGRIEAGKEREGVDADDGPQDGSDYQADQTGSVVSFLATYLRIGSPADPAQVEEIITDAIDGLDDTLDDDGLPQTAQNAWENMTGRFAHTAATFLHAYAAVARAPVDDELAAHAAEQADAVYDAIDELWMPERGAYAIRLQDGELDERLDSSALALAGAHHDYAAISEIDEQRLDRLASHLSTTIEGLYRDPEESDVRGLFRFEGDEWRMRKQSDEKIWTVSTAWGANSATKLARVLDEHDRAEADELLECATDLMETIRPDGPLCLDSTYLAEQFFDDGTPDCATPLGWPHALRLATETELAEMAGNETQQATPADD from the coding sequence ATGAAACTCAGGACCGCGCTTCGCGACTACAAGGAGACCCTCGGTAGCGAGACGAAGTTCCCCGGCGAGCGCCGGTCGACCACCGGCATCTTTTCGGGCATCGACAGCCGGCTCGTCCATGTCGAGCGTGACGGCTCGCTGCGTGACTTCTCGTATCCACTGACCGGTCTTGCGGGCATCGAATCTCTGGCGTTCGGTCTGCGGACGGACGGGGAGATCATCTGGTTCGACGAACTCGACACCGAGGCCCAGAGCTACGCCGAGGGGACCGCAGTCGTCGAAACCGAGTTCACTGACGGCTCGGTGACGATCCGACAGCGTGACTTAACACTCGACCGCGCACACGTCACGAACGTCGAGATCGACGGGGTCGAAGACGCCGATCTCTGTGTGTCGGTCACGTTCGCGCCCGAAGCGACGTCGACTCGCGTCGGCCAGCTCACCCACCCCGATGCCCTCCAGGTGCATCACCGACGTGAACACGACTATCTCGCGGCTTCGACCGAGTTCGAGACGCTTCTGGGCCAGGTCCCCGAGGAGATCGAAGAGGTGCTCGACGAGGATGGGCCGGTCGAGTTCCCCCGTGCGATCGACGACGGGCGCTACGAACAGAACAAGCTCGGCGGCACCGCCTTCGCGGCCATCCCCTTCGAGGACGGTACCGCGACGGTCGTGTCGCTGCTGACCGAGATCGCCGAGACCCCACAGAACGACGCGCTCGAAGAAGTGACGTCACTCGCGACGCGGTATGACTCCAGCGAGACGGTGCTCGAAGCGGGACGCGCACAGATGCCAGACTGGCACTCCGGGCTCGACGACGAGCGGATCCCGACGGACGATCTCCGGGTGCTGTCCTTACTTTCGACGCACACAGGGGGGCGAATCGCCGGGCCGGACTTCGATCCGACCTACACCTACTCCGGCGGCTACGGCTACACGTGGTTCCGTGACGACGCCGAGATATCGCGGTTCCTGCTCGAAGCCGACACGCGAACCGACCTCGATCTCTCCGCGTGGCACGAAGCGAGTACGCAGTTTTACGCCGAGACACAGCGACCTGACGGAACCTGGCCCCACCGGGTCTGGCCCTGTGATGGCTCGCTCGCGCCCGGTTGGGCACACGGCCGCATCGAGGCAGGCAAGGAGCGTGAGGGCGTCGACGCCGACGACGGACCCCAGGACGGATCGGACTACCAGGCCGACCAGACCGGCAGCGTCGTCTCCTTCCTCGCGACGTATCTCCGGATCGGTTCGCCGGCGGATCCGGCACAGGTCGAGGAGATCATCACCGACGCGATCGACGGCCTCGACGACACGCTCGATGACGACGGGCTCCCACAGACGGCACAGAACGCCTGGGAGAACATGACCGGCCGGTTCGCACACACCGCTGCGACCTTCCTGCACGCGTACGCCGCCGTTGCTCGTGCACCGGTCGACGACGAGCTTGCCGCACACGCGGCCGAGCAGGCCGACGCTGTCTACGACGCGATCGACGAGCTCTGGATGCCCGAGCGGGGCGCGTATGCGATCCGCCTGCAGGATGGCGAACTCGACGAGCGGCTCGATTCCAGCGCTCTTGCACTGGCCGGAGCCCACCACGACTACGCGGCGATCAGCGAGATCGACGAGCAGCGACTCGATCGGCTCGCTTCACACCTCTCGACGACGATCGAGGGTCTCTATCGCGACCCCGAGGAAAGTGACGTTCGCGGTCTCTTCCGGTTCGAGGGAGACGAGTGGCGAATGCGCAAACAGTCCGACGAAAAGATCTGGACGGTCTCGACTGCCTGGGGGGCAAATTCAGCGACCAAGCTGGCCCGCGTTCTCGACGAACACGACCGAGCCGAAGCCGACGAACTACTCGAGTGTGCGACGGATCTCATGGAAACGATCCGCCCCGACGGTCCGCTCTGTCTCGACTCGACGTATCTGGCCGAGCAGTTTTTCGACGACGGGACACCCGACTGTGCGACACCGCTTGGCTGGCCGCACGCGCTTCGGCTCGCAACGGAGACCGAACTCGCCGAAATGGCCGGCAACGAGACCCAGCAAGCGACGCCAGCTGACGACTGA
- a CDS encoding substrate-binding domain-containing protein, with translation MDRRTVLKSTGGIVAASALAGCLGGDDGPEGDMAIWHELGEGELAIFDDMVAEFEDETDHDVAVSEVGDLEDRVETAVAAGEGPEMWSWAHDWVGNHWDRGFLADASEDLTIDLDEVFTDAAVEAVQPPGTDAVVGLPAAGETISLFYNPELIDEPPESLDEMLDIAEEYHNPQQGEYGFSQDVNVYTFSWALQAFGSRIFEVDENGDAHLGVDDDEMHEGMEIARDLYEFMPRDLAYDAQVTPFTEGDVPIHMNGPWAVSDFNDQDADFEVAELPAIEGGEASPYTGIDVWYFSDMINEDEDRKDVTIEFGEYYTTNEEFAQRWADEQFYIPVLQDIDEDGLPDEVAAFQSAFAQGVAMPVDARMNQVWEPLEDAMTAVLTDDGDIAEEFSAAGESIRDSWDE, from the coding sequence ATGGACCGACGGACGGTACTTAAAAGCACAGGCGGAATTGTTGCAGCAAGCGCACTCGCAGGCTGTCTCGGCGGCGACGACGGGCCAGAAGGCGACATGGCCATCTGGCACGAGCTCGGCGAAGGTGAGCTGGCCATCTTCGACGACATGGTCGCGGAGTTCGAGGACGAAACGGACCACGACGTCGCCGTCTCCGAGGTCGGTGACCTCGAAGACCGCGTCGAAACGGCCGTCGCAGCGGGCGAAGGGCCCGAAATGTGGTCGTGGGCACACGACTGGGTCGGCAACCACTGGGACCGAGGCTTCCTTGCGGACGCCTCCGAGGACCTGACGATCGACCTCGACGAAGTGTTCACGGACGCTGCCGTCGAGGCAGTCCAGCCGCCGGGCACCGATGCTGTCGTTGGCCTCCCGGCCGCAGGTGAGACGATCTCGTTGTTCTACAACCCCGAGCTCATCGACGAGCCGCCGGAGAGCCTCGACGAGATGCTCGATATCGCCGAGGAGTACCACAACCCACAGCAGGGCGAGTACGGGTTCTCCCAGGACGTGAACGTGTACACGTTCAGCTGGGCACTGCAGGCCTTCGGTTCCCGTATCTTCGAGGTAGACGAGAACGGCGACGCACACCTCGGAGTCGACGACGACGAGATGCACGAAGGCATGGAGATCGCTCGCGACCTGTACGAGTTCATGCCGCGTGACCTCGCATACGACGCACAGGTCACTCCGTTCACCGAAGGCGACGTCCCGATCCACATGAACGGACCGTGGGCGGTCAGCGACTTCAACGACCAGGATGCCGACTTCGAGGTTGCCGAACTGCCCGCGATCGAGGGCGGTGAGGCCTCGCCGTACACCGGTATCGACGTCTGGTACTTCTCGGACATGATCAACGAGGACGAGGACCGGAAGGACGTGACCATCGAGTTCGGCGAGTACTACACCACGAACGAGGAGTTCGCTCAGCGGTGGGCCGACGAGCAGTTCTACATCCCCGTCCTTCAGGATATCGACGAGGATGGCCTCCCGGACGAGGTCGCCGCCTTCCAGTCCGCGTTCGCACAGGGTGTCGCGATGCCGGTCGACGCCCGGATGAACCAGGTCTGGGAGCCACTCGAAGATGCAATGACGGCAGTCCTCACCGACGACGGAGACATTGCCGAGGAGTTCTCTGCCGCAGGGGAATCCATCCGCGACAGCTGGGACGAATAA
- a CDS encoding alpha-amylase family glycosyl hydrolase, which produces MTDPGPPRTTTVGEPIQLAPWDPDPDEHYHWRVESEPEGSEVVLGDAPVVELCPDSSGTYQCVLSAPDGEHTKRIRVFEDDSRPAQFELPVDESPVRPDDDSELVIHGPFNEHIVGPERPHLDGDKYVYETELPPGEHMHFFGDPDGDVRAVRDKLTVPGPGRPRIQLDAELTGEEVVLTATPRAPSADEYADSDVDVEFYLDDRDGVDRTALSVTGHEARLPRSAIDGDVRVHAVPVAERHGVADYVRIDIDSETVARPNEPPEWAESATIYEVFVREFAGGRLDTTFERIEERLDYLDWLGVDCLWLTPVLESPTRHGYHITDYFDTASDLGTREEFEALVNACHDRGIRVVFDLVINHTGADHPYFQLSAAGVDGYREWYEWEDGEPRHYFNWSTIPNLNFESLAVRRFLLDVVEEWAPVVDGFRTDVAWGVPHSFWKELRERIKRDDPEFLLLDEKIPHEPEYHEAEFDLHYDTTLYQQLLDVGRGDASAESLLDVPDRIADAGFPDHALQMRYVENHDEDRYIEQCDEAALRAAAAATLTFPGVPMLYYGQERGMTGYRDRMAWVDGDDELTAFHRRLLRTRDEEPALRGGDVTRVECQVVDGESDRVVAFARGTDAEDGEDPLVVALNFGAEPAVIDLPASEPTDLLTGEDVGVSASERDVVTDGVRVRVDDAVVCRRPK; this is translated from the coding sequence ATGACCGATCCCGGACCCCCACGAACGACCACGGTCGGCGAGCCGATCCAGCTAGCTCCGTGGGACCCCGACCCTGACGAACACTATCACTGGCGTGTCGAGTCGGAACCCGAGGGGAGCGAGGTAGTGCTCGGCGACGCCCCAGTAGTCGAGCTGTGTCCCGACAGTTCGGGGACCTACCAGTGCGTCCTGTCCGCTCCGGACGGCGAGCACACCAAGCGAATCCGCGTATTCGAGGACGACAGCCGTCCCGCACAGTTCGAGCTACCGGTCGACGAGTCACCAGTCAGGCCCGACGACGACAGCGAACTGGTGATTCACGGCCCGTTCAACGAACATATCGTCGGTCCCGAGCGCCCGCACCTCGACGGTGACAAATACGTGTACGAGACCGAACTCCCGCCGGGTGAGCATATGCACTTTTTCGGCGACCCAGACGGCGACGTCCGGGCAGTACGTGACAAACTCACGGTGCCCGGACCGGGACGGCCACGAATTCAGCTCGACGCCGAGCTCACCGGCGAGGAGGTCGTTCTCACCGCGACGCCGCGCGCGCCATCCGCGGATGAGTACGCCGACAGCGACGTCGACGTGGAGTTCTACCTCGACGACCGGGATGGGGTCGACCGCACCGCACTCTCGGTAACGGGCCACGAAGCCCGACTCCCCCGCTCGGCGATTGATGGCGACGTTCGCGTCCACGCTGTCCCTGTCGCCGAGCGCCACGGCGTCGCCGACTACGTGCGGATCGACATCGATTCCGAGACCGTCGCGCGGCCGAACGAGCCGCCGGAATGGGCCGAGTCGGCGACGATCTACGAGGTGTTCGTCCGGGAGTTCGCGGGCGGCCGCCTCGACACGACGTTCGAGCGCATCGAGGAACGCCTCGACTATCTCGACTGGCTGGGCGTCGATTGTCTCTGGCTGACGCCGGTGCTGGAAAGCCCGACCCGTCACGGCTACCACATCACCGATTACTTCGACACCGCAAGCGATCTCGGCACTCGCGAGGAGTTCGAGGCGCTGGTCAATGCGTGTCACGACCGCGGAATCCGTGTGGTCTTCGACCTCGTGATCAATCACACCGGGGCTGACCATCCGTATTTCCAGTTGAGCGCGGCGGGCGTCGACGGCTACCGTGAGTGGTACGAGTGGGAAGATGGCGAACCACGACACTACTTCAACTGGTCGACGATCCCGAACCTCAACTTCGAATCGCTCGCTGTCCGCCGGTTCCTGCTCGACGTGGTCGAGGAGTGGGCCCCGGTCGTCGACGGCTTCCGGACCGACGTTGCGTGGGGCGTCCCCCACAGCTTCTGGAAAGAGCTCCGCGAGCGGATCAAACGGGACGATCCGGAGTTCCTGCTGCTCGACGAGAAGATCCCTCACGAACCGGAGTACCACGAGGCCGAGTTCGATCTGCACTACGATACGACGCTGTACCAGCAGCTACTCGACGTGGGCCGTGGCGACGCATCAGCCGAGTCGCTGCTCGACGTCCCGGACAGGATCGCCGACGCCGGGTTTCCCGATCACGCCCTCCAGATGCGGTACGTCGAGAACCACGACGAGGACCGGTATATCGAACAGTGTGACGAGGCGGCGCTCCGGGCAGCGGCCGCCGCGACCCTGACGTTCCCGGGCGTCCCGATGCTGTACTACGGACAGGAGCGCGGGATGACGGGCTACCGCGATCGAATGGCCTGGGTCGACGGCGACGACGAACTGACCGCGTTCCATCGACGACTGCTCCGAACCCGCGACGAGGAACCCGCGCTCCGTGGGGGCGATGTGACTCGCGTGGAGTGCCAGGTCGTCGACGGCGAATCGGATCGAGTGGTCGCGTTCGCCCGGGGGACCGACGCCGAAGACGGTGAGGATCCGCTCGTCGTCGCGCTCAACTTCGGCGCGGAGCCAGCGGTCATCGACCTCCCGGCGAGCGAGCCGACCGATCTTCTCACCGGCGAAGATGTCGGTGTATCGGCCAGCGAGCGAGACGTGGTCACCGACGGAGTCCGGGTACGTGTAGACGACGCTGTCGTCTGTCGGCGACCAAAGTGA